The nucleotide window TAAACACACTCAGTATAAAACTGAGCGTCTGTTCAACATCGCCATGTTGAGTTTGTTTGAATTGCTGTTTCCACGCTTTTTCGTCGACAGAAAGGATTGCTGCACACACAACCAGTTCGTTCTTTTCAAACAACGCGCCCCAGTCACCGGTTTGTTGGTCAAATTCATTACGGTAAGGGATAAGCGAGGCGAACTGCTTAGCCCACAATATCAATTGCTCGAAGCTAAGCTCATGCGGCTGGAAGAAACCGTTATCAAGAGCGGGATTGTGGCGCTCGGCCTGAGTGGTCATAGGCGGCTCCCAGAGGCATCAAGAGGCAGAAGATCTGGACTAATGAGTGTGCCTTCTTGCAGGTAATAGGGATACACCATGTTGTCGCGTGTGTTAGTGCTGACGATGTCGTAATCGATCTCTATAACAATCTTTCCTTCTAATGGCTCAGGGGTTAGTACAAGGGTTCGTAAGTCGATTCGTGATTCAAACAGCAAAATGGCGCGTCGTATTTCCGACTCCAGCTCGGTGAGGGTAGTTCGATTAAGTTCCGCGAAGACAAATTTTTGAATGCCACAGCCAAATTCAGGGTGCATGATTCTCTCTCCCGGTGCAGTGGAGAGTAAAATGGTCAAGCTTTGTCGAATATCTTGCTCATTGCTGCACAATTTGGCGCTGCGGCTTTCAGAATCGAAGCTTGGCGGAAACGCCCATCCAGTGCCTAGAAAACCATTGTTACGACTCATCTTGATAGACTCCTATTAACCGCCAATGAGCACGGTAAGACAGCCCATGGCAACATTGCCACCATGGTCTGTAGTATCACCCACTCTTGCCGCTGGCATGCCACCAATCATGACGGTAGCTGAGCCTTTAATAATCGTTGAAGGTGGCCCTACGCATGTGCACATGTCTCCAACGATAGATGCAGGAATGCTGCCAATCAGGACTGTCGGTACACCTGGCCCAATCACGGGACCGCCGACATGAGGAACAGGGGGCAGACCCGGTGTTACCATCGGGCAGACGTGCATATCTGTAATTCGCGCTGCAAAGGGCATTCCTTGTCTCCTCTCTATCGCGTTAGTTAATTTTGACCATCGCACCTTTAATGGTGTTGATGCCGGAAGCAGAAAACTCGGCGGTAGCAGAACCTTTGGCTGTCAGTCCTGTTTGCGCCTCGACGGTGACGTTAAGCCCTTTCAAACTGGCATCCGATGTGGCTTCGATGCTGGTGCCGCCGGTCGATTTAATGGAAATGTCACCAGTGGCAGAAAGAGTGAGATCTTTGGGCGTATCGATTTTGATCCCGCTCTCATTCATAGTGATGGTGTTGCTATTTTGGTCCGACAATTTGATGGATTTGTCCTCGTCGCTCAGAGTGACGCAATTATTTTCGGGTGTAGTGATGGTGATGACTTTGTTTTCATCATCAAACTCAATCTTGAGTTTGCTTTTGGTGACGATTGCTTTGGTGTAATTATCTGAGGTCAGGTCATACGGGGCCGTGTGTTTACTGCTGTATAGACTACCTAAGATGATTGGCTGTCCCGGGTCTTGATTGATGTAACCAAGGATGACTTCATCACCAATTTCAGGAATAAAGAAATTGCCACTTTCACTGGTGGCATAGTAGTTAGCGATACGTGCCCAAACGAGGTTGTCACTATCGCCAAGTGCTGGTACCTCAATTTGGATGCGATATTGTGACTCTGGGTCTTCATCGAGTTTTTTAACCACGCCAATTTGCAGACCGTCGGCTGGTGGTATCCAGCCGGCAGCTGGTGGCGCGCCAAGATCTCGGTGTTCAGTGGACCACATAGGGGATAGACCTAGCTCTGCCGTTGTTAGCCACTGACCTTTATCAATTCGATGATGGACCGCGCCGACATAATGCGAGCCATTGAACCTATCGCCCACGCCAGCAAGCTCAATGAGAGAATCAATTTTCGCCTTGGCATTGCCCTGAAATGTCACCGTGCCGCGAACTTTGGAGAGCATAGACTTGGTTCGTTGACCTTTGGCCCAACTGGTGAGAGCGTCTTGTGGATACGTTGCCGAACTCTGCATTCGAAAATCGGAGATACCCAAAACGGCAGCAAGATCACTGGCACTAAGGTTGCCTTGATCTGAAATCGACAATGCCGCAGTTTGCTCTGACAGCATTTTTTGTTGGCTAGGATCCCAACCAACACTCGTCACTTGGCTCAGCTGTGTTCTGGCATCAATCTCCGCAGAGAGGTTGAATAGGTCAGTGCCGTAGGTGACCACGAGTGGTGCAGAGTCGCTGGTGGACGGCGTGGTAATAGAAAGCTTGTTTTGCTGATTGATAACCACCATGCCATTCGCTTCGGCTCGAGCAAGTACAAAGTCCCAATCGGTGCAGTGAAATTGCACCAACTCGTCATGTTTGGTGGAGGTAGAGTCGACTTTATCGCTGCTGACATTCGAGTAGTTACCGATAATTGACTGCATCACATCACTGTCTGTTTGCTGTAAATAAGACTTACTGTTTCGAGCGATGGTCAGAGCAACGGCTTGATCTTTACACGTTATGTTTAACGTTGTTTGGTTACTGTCAGTAATGCGAACGGCGTGGCTAATGATCACGCCTTCGTAGAGGGTTTCTTCTTCACTGTTGTAGCCAGCACTGATTGAAATCGTAGTTCCTGGCTTAAAGGTATCACTCGTGCTTGTGGTAAATGTTTGCTTTGCAACGCTGCCATCAACAATTTCCAGTTCCGCGTAAGCGACGTGATTCACCTGATAAAAAACATTTACTGAGATCACACCGATAGCACTGTCGATAGCGTTGCCATTGGCTTTGATAGTAAAGGTAGTGACGTCAGAGTTAGTGACAGTTGGAGATTCAGCCATACTAGGTTTCCGTTAACCAAGAGGGGGAAAATAGAGTTTGGTGCCAGGGCGAATACCACGCACGCTCGACAATTGATTGTAGGCAGCGACTTCCGGATAGTAAGAGCTGTCGTTGTATATCTGATGGCAAAGACTTGGCAGTGTATCTCCTGCTTTAAATATCACGTGGTGAGTCAGATCAGGGGACGATTTTTTCGCTAGCGCTTCCTTTTCCTGTTCGGTGAGAAACTGTGTGAAATTCATGGTGACAGTAGCACGCAATGGGACACCACTGGAGTCAAACAGTACGTAGGAAACCGCCATTGACGTTAGACGGCCCCGAAAGCTAAGGGTGCTACCCCAAGTAATTTTGACAGGGTTAGGTTCGTGCTGCTTGCCGTTGTAGGCATAAGCCACGTCTTTTAGCTGCGTAAGCTGATCCTGAACCGATTCTCCTCCCTTGTATTCAACGACGCCCGTCGCGTCGATCATGATTTCAAAATCCAATTTTTCACTTTGATAGCCTTGAAACTGAACCGTTGGAGCGATATCCCCCTGTGACTGCTGATGTTTGCAAGGGTCATCGGTGTAGCCAATACCAAAGTCATGTTTGATCGAGTTTGGATTGAGCATAGCGGTAAAGGTTTGTGATGAACCAGAACTCGGCATAGACACTATTTTGAGTTTATCGACCATAACTAACGCTCTCTCGCTTCCTGCTGTAGCTTGCGGTGTGTCCATTTCAACAGTGCAAACTGTGGCGCTGTGCGAGCTGAATCGGCACTACCGGTTAGTTGGCTAGAGGGTTCGTTGCCACAACTTTTTTTTGACGCATTGACGTCACTCTCTTTTGGAGAAACGACATTCGATTTGACGGACAGTTGCTTGATTTCTATTGGCATAACGCTTTAGCTCGCGGTTATTGAGTTCTGGATGATCGGCTATAGCAGATCTCGATTTCTTCAATGGCGACTTCATTTTTGGTGGAGTTAAACCCTTCGACGCGCCATTTCACTGGGTAGGCGTTGTATAGCTCCCACACTCGGCATGGGCTCCCGGTTTCATCCAGCAGTCGCACCGATACAGTTTTGGTGGTGATTGCGCTCGATAATTGAGCATCTAATATTTCTTGGCACCACTGAATGAGCGCAGAGCTGGAATCAGCGATACCGCGTTTAAGCGTTAGATTTGAGCTTTTAATGGCTTTAGGCAGGTGATAGGTAAGATTGTTGCCACCTTCTCGATACTCTTCGGTTTCTACCTGAGTTTCGATACCAGACACTTCTTGGAAAGCGGAATCATCGTCGTTGCTATCAATCACAACGGAAAAATAAAATGCCGGAAGCGGCCATTCGTCTGCCATGTAAACCTTGTTCTCTTATGATTATTATTGTTACTTGTTGCCAAATCACGGACGTGCGCTTACAGCTGCATTCAATGCGTTTATAGGGACAAGCCCATGATTTGGCAGGGGAGTGCAAATTGATTAAGTTGAAATCTCCAACCCTTCGTGAGCGAGCTCAATGGTCTCAACTGCAACTTCGTTACCATCAGATTTCAAGTCGGTACCGGTCACTTTGGTTGGCCATGCATTTTTTAGCTTCCAACTCATGACGGGTGAGCCGCTTTCATCTAATAGGTTGATCGTCACACCGGTACGAGCAATGGTGTTCATCTTGATCTTGCTGTACCAGTCATAGAACTTGTTATCGCTCTTGAAAATGCCTTTTTTCATGGTGACATTGCTGGTTTTGACGATGCCTGGCATTTTTACTGTTGAGAACACTTTGCTGTTACCAGCGCGGTATTCGATAGGTTGCGCTTCGGTATCTAGACCTGAGATCTCTTGAAATGCTGCGACCATTTTTGCATCAGAGCCTGCGCCACCGTCCCATTTCACTTCAAAGTGGAACTTCGGCATCGGCCATACGGTTTCTGATTGAGCTGAACCATCATCTGCCATGGTTATCTCCTTTCGATAATTCGATTTTTAAAGTTCAAAGGACGACAAGACGTCCTCTACGCTTTGAGTGCAATACGTTACGATTCCTGCATTTTTTGCTGGAACGTGATTTCAATAAATTCGGCTGGACGGGTAATTGCGACCAAAACAGTGATGCGCAAGATGCCTTCTAGTATGTCGTCTCCCGTCATTGTTTTGCCGAGACCGACGCTCACGCTGTAAGCCTCAGCAGGTGCAGCACCAGCAAGACCACCACGCTTCCAAATACCGTATAGGAAGTTACTGATCATGCTCTCCATCGAAACCCAAGTACTGGCGACGTTTGGCTCGAATACATAAGCTTTGGAAGCGAGTTTGATAGACTCTTCAAGCATGATCATGGTGCGGCGAACGTTGATGTATCGCCAATCCAGACTATTGCCATCTAGGGTTCGGCCACCCCAAACCAAGGTACCTTCACCAACAAACGGTCGAATTGCGTTGATGGACTTGCCCTGTGTCGTGACGTTGAGATCTTCTTGCTCGTCATCGCTGATGTTTACGGTTGGCGAGATCACCGCATTCATGCTGACGTTAGCTGGTGCTTTCCAAACCCCACGTGAGTTATCAACCATGGTATAGATACCCGCCATTGCCGAAGCAGGTGGCAGTACGTTAAGTTGATGTTTAACTTCTGCCATGATGGTTTGATAAAGCGGACTGATGGTTTGCAGTACTTTGTTTAGAAGAACCTGTTCAGTGTCGGAGAGCTCAGTGCCCAGTTTGGCAATTTCATCCAACATCTGTTGTTTGCGTGTCGCGCGCAGCTTATTGCCGCCGCTATTTAGGTCTTCTTCTGACAGACCTTCGAGATCTTGAAAGGCAGCGTTGACCTCATTGGTAAGGAGTTCAGTCAATTTGTCCGGATTACTGATGTTATGAAAGTCGACGTCGCTGTCTTGAACGATAGAAGTGTTGAGCCAAGGGTAGTAAGAAGCGGCGTAATCGAGGTAGTTAATACCAAGATCGGAGCGGAAGTTCTCAACACAATCGCCATCTGGATGTTGGCGATCTTTGAAGCCCCCCCAAATATCCAGGATGGCAACACGGTTCTTCATCTTTCCGCCGCAGTGCCCAAGCATGGCTTGCTGGACATTAATGCAGTCTGCTTCGGCAAGCTGCACACTCTCCGGGATCACTAGCATGGTGGCTTCGGGCTCTTTAATTAGTGGGTCGATACCACCTTTGAGCACCCCAGGGTCAATATCGTCACTGTATGACCCGACAGAAACGATATAACAAGGGCCACCACCGTTCTGAAAGAAGAACAGCATGTTGTAATAGAGCGTATATTTGGTGTTTGATTGGCTGATCTGATAAGACTTATCTTGTTGGCTAAACGCAATCTCTGTCGCTCCGTCAGCCGCATCGGCGATTTCGAAAGCTGGTGCTGGTGCGTCACCAAAATACTGACGAAATTCCGACATGGATGTGATTCGCCAAGGGACATTTTTTAATGACTTGCCGCCATTGTCCGCTTTTTGCGTATAGCCGATAAACGCAGGTACAGCGGTCGCGACCTCAACGACGGAGTTGGGAAAGGCATTTTTCTCGACGATGTAAACGCCTGGGGTCTTCATTACACCCATAGTGAATTCCTTTTTGGTTTCATTTATGAATATTTCACGCTCGCGTTTACCCTGAGAAAGCCTGGCTCAGTACTGACGTTGTTGCGAGTCTAATTACTAATACACAAGTACTAGAAAAGTTGTATGTAATTAACTTTAGTCTTAGGTATAGATGGTGCTAATTAGGCTGTCAAGAAAAGTAAAAAATAGCAAGGTATTGCTTTCATTACATTTTTATTAGTATTTACCTACTGGATGTAGATATGGCATAGGGGCGTTTTTTGTGGTTCAGTATCAAGCCATTTCATATGTTCTGGACTTGCTGTTGCTAATCTTCTCAATAATATTCTCTGGTCACTTCGTAGTTGTAAATTAAGCTCTGAGCGTTTGTGTATAGGGAGTTTAGTGTCTGATTCAAAAATCATAAACCTAGTCTTTCCTAACAGAATTTCACTTTTCTTATGAAAGGAATAATTGCTTTTGATATCTATTATACTGATGTTTTTATCAGCTAAATATGCAGGAATAAAGTACTGCCAAATTGCAGAGTTATTCCGGAATCGAAGATTGATTGCCTTTTTTAAATTCCCAAACTGTGAACTTGGTTCCAAAAAATTAATTACTCCTACGAGATTTTTGATTATATCACGCTCAGTAATGGGCTCTATATAATTAAGGTTGTTGATTTTGGTAGAGTTTATCCACTGGGCCACCTCAGTGATAGGGTTGTTAATATCGCTCGACTGGCAATTGAAGAGTGCTAATGACTTGATATCGAGATCATCAATTTGAGTATAATTTCTAAAGTAGGGATCAGCAGAGGTGATATGAAACTGTAAGCGATACTCTTCGTCTGCGGGAGAGATGTCATCAATGCGCTCTGGGTCACAAAAAATAGTCAGCCCGTCAGGTGATTGCTTCGCAAACATATGGTGCTGACGTAACCACTCCAATGACTTGTTTGTCGGTATAAGGGAGAGCAGTGCTGAGCCGGTGGCATTTGTAAAGTAGTCATGGTCGACTCTGATGGTGAGGAATGGCGTGTAGTTGGACATGATCACACCTCATTGGACAGCTTAGGTTTGATAGAAGACAATCGACCCGCTTGGCGTAATAGCGTATCGCTATTGGGTATTGCAACGCGAACTTGATACACGCAGGAAGGTAAATAGTTAGAACCTAACATGCTCCACATATGGCTTAATTGTCCTTCGGGTATCACGTCCATCTCGAGGCCTATTTGTTCAACAAATTCAGGCATGTCAGGGGAATTCTGACGATTAAATATTGGATTTCTATGAAAAAAAGCCAGCACGTGAGAAAGAATTTTTAATCCGTCGGTATAGTTTGTTGAAGAAAAATTTGAAGCCACGACGACAGAAATGGATAAGTACAGAGGTTTGCCAGTAATAGCGCCACCAGGTTGTGACGAAAAGGCGGCCATTTGCCCAGGTTTTGAATAAGGGTCTCGTTCAATACCACTAAGAAATATCAATACCTTATTATCATTTTGACCTGCTGAATTCTTATTGGAATCACTAGGGGCAGAAACAATGGCAAGGTCTTCTGATAAATCGAATGTTGTATGTAATGATTGATTAATTCGTTGACAGAGATATTCAAGACAATTATCCAGCATAAACAACCTCATAAATTAGATGAGTCTAGTGTAGTGCAACTCAACAGAAAGTGATATTTGTTTTTATCCGGCAAATTAGTATGATTTATTATGTAGACTAATCAGTAACTTTAAATGAGCGTTCCCATAATACCGTGTGTCTTTTCTGTTATTTAATGATGTGGGCTGTTTACTCTATTTTGATGACTGAGTTACTTTTGATTGAGGTGTCTTATTGAGTGTTTGACAGATTACTTTCGCAGCTTTGATAACACTATTTAACTCAACCCCGGTATGAATGCCTAAACCGTGACAAAGATATAGCACATCTTCTGTTGCGACATTGCCACTTGCACCAGGGGCGTATGGGCAACCACCGAGACCGGCGACACTGCTATCAATGGTATTAATGCCCATCGTCAGGGCTTGATAGATATTCGCAATGGCTTGGCCATAGGTGTCGTGAAAATGGACAGCAAGTTGAGAGAGCGGAACATCTTTTGAAACAGCGTCTATCATTGCCGCAATGCGAAGTGGTGTTCCAGTGCCTATAGTGTCGCCCAGAGACACTTGGTAGCAGCCCATGTCGTGCATCGCTTTCGCGATCAACGCAACTTGACTGGCGGGGGTTGCGCCTTCGTAAGGGCAGTCAGCCACGCAGGACAGATATCCACGCACCCTAATATTGTGTTGTTTTGCGAGTGCTATGACAGGTTCAAAGCGCGTTAAACTCTCGGTAATGGAACAATGGATGTTGTTTTGACTAAATGTTTCTGAGGCAGAGGCAAATACCGCCACTTCGGTGGCATTGGCCTCTAAAGCGGCTTCGAACCCTCTCACATTGGGTGTTAATGCAGAATAGGTGATGTCAGGATGGCGTTGAATACGGGCAAAGACCTGATCGGAGTCACTCATTTGAGGAATGCGTTTCGCTGAAACAAACGCGCCAGCTTCAATATAACGCAGGCCAGTTTGCGATAAGGCATTGATGAGCTCGACTTTAGCATTTAGTGAAACTTGCGTTTCATTTTGCAGCCCATCTCTTGCGCCAACTTCAACAATATTAACTGATGTAGGCAGCGTCATACTCATGGCCTATCTACCTTAGAGTGCCAATTAGGCTCCGTTTTGTTTAAAAACGCGCTTAAACCTTGCTGTCCATGTTCTGAGGCACGCGCATTGGCAATTAGAGTGGCGGTATGAAGAATTAATCCATCGTCTATGCTGTCAGTGCAGCGCTCTATGAGTGCTTTGGTTTCAGCTACGGCAATCGGACTATTGCTGAGTACATGGTTAATGATGTCTGTGAGCACCTCATCCAAGTCTGTGGATTCACAGACTTGGTGAAACAATCCTAACTCCAGAGCTGTTTGTGCAGAAATTCTTTCGGCTGTGAGCATATAGCGTCGTGACGCTCTTACACCTATCGCTTGAACAGCGTAAGGGGAGATTGTCGCTGGGATAAGCCCAAGTTTTACCTCGCTAAAACATGCCACACTGTTGGGCGCTGCAATGACGATATCACAACAGCAGATCAAACCGAGTGCGCCACCAAAAGCACAACCTTGCACGGCAGCGAGGGTAGGGACAGGTAGCTCGTTGAGGGTCGACATAAGCAACGCCAGTCGTTTGGCATCGGCTAGGTTGTCCTCATAGCTGCTATTTGCAATAGATTTCATCCAGTTGAGATCAGCGCCAGTTGAAAAATGTTTGCCTTTCCCTTTGAGGAGCAAACAGCGAACCGCAGGCTGGCTCTTAATGGTCTCTAGTGCTTGTAGCAACGCTTCAATGGTCTCGTCCGAGAATGCATTGCCTTTATCTGGTCGATTGAGCGTGATAGTGGCAACGCCAGATTGAGTGACTTCGAGTAATATATGTTCGCTCATCGTTTTGCCTCACATTCGGAAAATTCCAAATTCACTGTCTGCTATCGGTGCGTTGAGTGCAGCGTTTAGTGCTTGGCTTATGACATGCCGTGTATCTTTGGGGTCGATGATGCCATCGTCCCAAAGCCGAGCACTGGCATAGTAGGGGCTGCCTTCACGCTCATAATTGTCGATAATCTGTTGCTTAAAATGGTGTTCTTGCTCTGGCTCCCAAGTAAGATCTTGGCGCTGTTTTACCTCGCGCTTTACCTGAGCCAGTACGTTAGCTGCTTGAATACCGCCCATCACTGAAATACGAGCGTTCGGCCAAATCCACATCATGGTTGGGTCGTAGGCTCGGCCACACATGCCATAGTTGCCCGCACCGTAAGAGCCGCCAATAATGACCGTAAATTTAGGTACATCAGCACAAGATACGGCCATGACGAGTTTGGCACCATGCTTTGCAATGCCGCCTTCTTCCGCTTGTTTCCCCACCATGAAACCGGTGATGTTTTGCAAAAATAGAAGCGGAATTTTCCGCTTGGCACACAACTCAATAAAATGCGCGCCTTTTTGAGCGGATTCTGAAAACAAAATGCCGTTGTTTGCCACCACCCCGATGAGCTGCCCGTCAATGCGAGCAAAGCCGCATACTAAGGTCGTGCCAAACAGCGCTTTGAACTCATCAAATTCAGAGTTGTCCACCAACCGAGCGATCACTTCGCGCACATCAAATGACAAGCGTAAATCACGATTAACAATGCCATAGAGCTCTTGAGCATCGTACTTGGGCTGCAAAACTTCAGATGTAATGTCACTTGGGAGTTTCTGATTTGTATTGGCGATGGCTTGTCTGGCTATCTCTAATGCGTGCCGTTCATTGTCCGCATAGTAATCGGCAACTCCGGACTTTTTGCAGTGAACATCGGCGCCGCCTAGGGTTTCTTCAGATACTTGTTCGCCAGTGGCTGCTTTAACCAAAGGAGGACCGGCTAAAAAAATGGTGCTTTGTTGTTTCACCATAATTGCCACGTCGGCCATAGCAGGTACATAAGCGCCACCAGCGGTACACAGTCCAAGCACCACGGCTATTTGGGGAATACCTTGGGCAGACATACGTGCTTGATTAAAAAAGATGCGCCCAAAGTGT belongs to Vibrio sp. 10N and includes:
- a CDS encoding CIS tube protein, with amino-acid sequence MVDKLKIVSMPSSGSSQTFTAMLNPNSIKHDFGIGYTDDPCKHQQSQGDIAPTVQFQGYQSEKLDFEIMIDATGVVEYKGGESVQDQLTQLKDVAYAYNGKQHEPNPVKITWGSTLSFRGRLTSMAVSYVLFDSSGVPLRATVTMNFTQFLTEQEKEALAKKSSPDLTHHVIFKAGDTLPSLCHQIYNDSSYYPEVAAYNQLSSVRGIRPGTKLYFPPLG
- a CDS encoding GPW/gp25 family protein is translated as MSRNNGFLGTGWAFPPSFDSESRSAKLCSNEQDIRQSLTILLSTAPGERIMHPEFGCGIQKFVFAELNRTTLTELESEIRRAILLFESRIDLRTLVLTPEPLEGKIVIEIDYDIVSTNTRDNMVYPYYLQEGTLISPDLLPLDASGSRL
- a CDS encoding DUF4255 domain-containing protein, whose protein sequence is MLDNCLEYLCQRINQSLHTTFDLSEDLAIVSAPSDSNKNSAGQNDNKVLIFLSGIERDPYSKPGQMAAFSSQPGGAITGKPLYLSISVVVASNFSSTNYTDGLKILSHVLAFFHRNPIFNRQNSPDMPEFVEQIGLEMDVIPEGQLSHMWSMLGSNYLPSCVYQVRVAIPNSDTLLRQAGRLSSIKPKLSNEV
- a CDS encoding phage tail protein, which translates into the protein MADDGSAQSETVWPMPKFHFEVKWDGGAGSDAKMVAAFQEISGLDTEAQPIEYRAGNSKVFSTVKMPGIVKTSNVTMKKGIFKSDNKFYDWYSKIKMNTIARTGVTINLLDESGSPVMSWKLKNAWPTKVTGTDLKSDGNEVAVETIELAHEGLEIST
- a CDS encoding PAAR domain-containing protein, which gives rise to MPFAARITDMHVCPMVTPGLPPVPHVGGPVIGPGVPTVLIGSIPASIVGDMCTCVGPPSTIIKGSATVMIGGMPAARVGDTTDHGGNVAMGCLTVLIGG
- a CDS encoding phage tail protein, producing the protein MADEWPLPAFYFSVVIDSNDDDSAFQEVSGIETQVETEEYREGGNNLTYHLPKAIKSSNLTLKRGIADSSSALIQWCQEILDAQLSSAITTKTVSVRLLDETGSPCRVWELYNAYPVKWRVEGFNSTKNEVAIEEIEICYSRSSRTQ
- a CDS encoding hydroxymethylglutaryl-CoA lyase, coding for MTLPTSVNIVEVGARDGLQNETQVSLNAKVELINALSQTGLRYIEAGAFVSAKRIPQMSDSDQVFARIQRHPDITYSALTPNVRGFEAALEANATEVAVFASASETFSQNNIHCSITESLTRFEPVIALAKQHNIRVRGYLSCVADCPYEGATPASQVALIAKAMHDMGCYQVSLGDTIGTGTPLRIAAMIDAVSKDVPLSQLAVHFHDTYGQAIANIYQALTMGINTIDSSVAGLGGCPYAPGASGNVATEDVLYLCHGLGIHTGVELNSVIKAAKVICQTLNKTPQSKVTQSSK
- a CDS encoding enoyl-CoA hydratase-related protein, producing the protein MSEHILLEVTQSGVATITLNRPDKGNAFSDETIEALLQALETIKSQPAVRCLLLKGKGKHFSTGADLNWMKSIANSSYEDNLADAKRLALLMSTLNELPVPTLAAVQGCAFGGALGLICCCDIVIAAPNSVACFSEVKLGLIPATISPYAVQAIGVRASRRYMLTAERISAQTALELGLFHQVCESTDLDEVLTDIINHVLSNSPIAVAETKALIERCTDSIDDGLILHTATLIANARASEHGQQGLSAFLNKTEPNWHSKVDRP
- a CDS encoding phage tail sheath family protein encodes the protein MGVMKTPGVYIVEKNAFPNSVVEVATAVPAFIGYTQKADNGGKSLKNVPWRITSMSEFRQYFGDAPAPAFEIADAADGATEIAFSQQDKSYQISQSNTKYTLYYNMLFFFQNGGGPCYIVSVGSYSDDIDPGVLKGGIDPLIKEPEATMLVIPESVQLAEADCINVQQAMLGHCGGKMKNRVAILDIWGGFKDRQHPDGDCVENFRSDLGINYLDYAASYYPWLNTSIVQDSDVDFHNISNPDKLTELLTNEVNAAFQDLEGLSEEDLNSGGNKLRATRKQQMLDEIAKLGTELSDTEQVLLNKVLQTISPLYQTIMAEVKHQLNVLPPASAMAGIYTMVDNSRGVWKAPANVSMNAVISPTVNISDDEQEDLNVTTQGKSINAIRPFVGEGTLVWGGRTLDGNSLDWRYINVRRTMIMLEESIKLASKAYVFEPNVASTWVSMESMISNFLYGIWKRGGLAGAAPAEAYSVSVGLGKTMTGDDILEGILRITVLVAITRPAEFIEITFQQKMQES
- the vgrG gene encoding type VI secretion system tip protein VgrG, translating into MAESPTVTNSDVTTFTIKANGNAIDSAIGVISVNVFYQVNHVAYAELEIVDGSVAKQTFTTSTSDTFKPGTTISISAGYNSEEETLYEGVIISHAVRITDSNQTTLNITCKDQAVALTIARNSKSYLQQTDSDVMQSIIGNYSNVSSDKVDSTSTKHDELVQFHCTDWDFVLARAEANGMVVINQQNKLSITTPSTSDSAPLVVTYGTDLFNLSAEIDARTQLSQVTSVGWDPSQQKMLSEQTAALSISDQGNLSASDLAAVLGISDFRMQSSATYPQDALTSWAKGQRTKSMLSKVRGTVTFQGNAKAKIDSLIELAGVGDRFNGSHYVGAVHHRIDKGQWLTTAELGLSPMWSTEHRDLGAPPAAGWIPPADGLQIGVVKKLDEDPESQYRIQIEVPALGDSDNLVWARIANYYATSESGNFFIPEIGDEVILGYINQDPGQPIILGSLYSSKHTAPYDLTSDNYTKAIVTKSKLKIEFDDENKVITITTPENNCVTLSDEDKSIKLSDQNSNTITMNESGIKIDTPKDLTLSATGDISIKSTGGTSIEATSDASLKGLNVTVEAQTGLTAKGSATAEFSASGINTIKGAMVKIN
- a CDS encoding carboxyl transferase domain-containing protein encodes the protein MPQIVTKIKRDSELYQDNVDAMTTLVEEMQTHLELIKQGGGERAIERQRKKGKLPVRERIETLLDQGADFLEIGQFAAWDVYDEAIPCAGVVAGIGRVSGALCMIIANDPSVKGGTYYPLTVKKHLRAQEIAAKCQLPCIYLVDSGGANLPHQAEVFPDKEHFGRIFFNQARMSAQGIPQIAVVLGLCTAGGAYVPAMADVAIMVKQQSTIFLAGPPLVKAATGEQVSEETLGGADVHCKKSGVADYYADNERHALEIARQAIANTNQKLPSDITSEVLQPKYDAQELYGIVNRDLRLSFDVREVIARLVDNSEFDEFKALFGTTLVCGFARIDGQLIGVVANNGILFSESAQKGAHFIELCAKRKIPLLFLQNITGFMVGKQAEEGGIAKHGAKLVMAVSCADVPKFTVIIGGSYGAGNYGMCGRAYDPTMMWIWPNARISVMGGIQAANVLAQVKREVKQRQDLTWEPEQEHHFKQQIIDNYEREGSPYYASARLWDDGIIDPKDTRHVISQALNAALNAPIADSEFGIFRM